The following are from one region of the Magallana gigas chromosome 6, xbMagGiga1.1, whole genome shotgun sequence genome:
- the LOC105323194 gene encoding NFX1-type zinc finger-containing protein 1 isoform X3 encodes MSSNKETGSYLIADLELFESLDVPQIFENPLWSNIRFRETSLDFKEPRKPIIFLRIYSKIVTYEYPQLQIKTNKVLSEVASDKYFSQLIGLLNSTEVESTLEFEESIGTINNILKFLHLLWMKIPTTALNSLGLCTCLISFIARLISASIDENINDSLLSIQTNVTDLKKNISEKLIRPEIEKRKEKRDQRKPPNDFRKIPILPTRDDIFHEPFLRKNFKTGTYEDLNHYLDVQFRLLREDCIAQLRNGIFEYIETKAIHGAREVRKLKDAKLYKNVFVVSKESSIEGPIYELRLDRAQVERIRWERSKRLLYGSLLCLSPGNFETLYFAVIDNADYDKIKENCTFKVSMRKETGQSEIQTDLPMTMVESTAYFESYKHVLCSLQTITAEQMPFKRYIVEGCKIIKPPEYIAGNKNIEFDFLPIINREAIFKNYTYNRKKLYNILSDDWPSADELHVDESQLKALKFALTNEFVIIQGPPGTGKTHVGLEIAKVLLHNKRHWMNEAKINERYPAYRRDFERNDRDGVSSAMLIVCYTNHALDQFMNGILNFLDPKNEREWGKKIVRVGSRCTDSRIEGFSLKQKRRSANVQCDHYKYLDLLKKCQEKILRSKWRLTQSFQNIFDISILAQWVYEVDRFKKENDFGFDILKWLKVDADSLRQCAFKDYEQYEVVKTAEETDNVVQEEVENITVETEAAHINDERHVEDDDFELDLEFLEIGYNIDSIVEPILNEKELDETFKKFLKEHANRAKLQLKSEDVMKPYEFDEEIKKLSKQSLNQRWRMYRFFVHLFREKEKRLLSKEEEKLIELRKEYVREKQTVDRHILLHSEIIAMTTSGAARYQDILKEVGPRIIIVEEAAEVLEAHIIATLNPNCEHLILIGDHKQLEPKPAVYELAEKYNLALSMFERMVNLGLPFVCLERQHRMRPEISQLVRPVYERLIDNENVLKYELVRGIEKNVYFISHNKEESTKEDSQSYWNNHEAKFIQRLTRYLLKQGYAATQITILTPYSGQMFRLRDNMPREEFEGIKISILDNYQGEENDIILLSLVRSNKEGKIGFLDRENRLCVALSRAKIGLYVIGNFDNIRKFSRKCKLWTKAIRSMKATGAIGEGLPLFCPIHFSRIQAMNYLDFDKCPEGGCSLPCDIRRSCGHACPLFCHPRDPKHKVIKCEKHCLKRCDLDHLCGKTCHFPDDCMCDIKVEKSLPCQHKKVLLCCIAPESISCDKEVTKELPCGHTGKMLCCEDPLGFICNELVNRTLDCGHSKDLECHINVNSYRCVIITKKKLPCEHEAEMYCWKSPTRHKCEELVNRMLPCNHEKLMACYLNVALYKCMENVVKKLPCGHALDMPCHEDVKSIKCKERITDKRTINITSKTPLLYIRHLIYSSRLVKYNCDHLFTRYCHEDATKFQIKNLCKEKITNTLKCGHEIEIECHMRDDDIKCQVPMMTEFICLHENVSVPCHAKSNKTCQATCGKLCEEKHVCQKICHIPDPCICQVRVKKQKECGHTLFVGCSVDVSQILCEELMEKNLKCGHAKILACHTDINEINILCKKIVKKELNCKHFLDLPCFLNPDDSSIKCTEKMTKTIPSCGHKIFISCFKNPEEEKCLEKVSIVRPDCGHEATIPCYLNKQLKLCLTENVDLPVCKTPVPVKLTCGHVLNVACSDKKRKYPLCMEKCDSKLLCGHKCSGTCSGCYYNHHKECKNLCSKVLLCGHRCKSKQCGNCGTCSESCSFACPHGACSHSCNRECDTCTKQCDWVCQHYKCLKQCFEICDRPKCNKRCTMKLKCGHQCVGLCSDPCPKICKKCDPGRFRQISKVKSSLVVELQECGHVLEYQILDKHMEGDDETFSVKRCPKCSTIIKWHPRYHVQLKIQSLKINRIRNTANTVSRILNTSAFPLLVGSGDNSLDFVTKFGTFLAANEKSLQQADELMLAKPLLNFVRRSLQKADKGNQNYLCAYSNLKLLSILCKYFVVILYNTVPSAKHKSKEQKTEEDDSENEDFDEMKDTDDSGDFFENEHEIVLETEFSKNCPKELSKKTYENDKNNQEFKYHLEKIKNWFQKNKNKDTVWDSDIEVMLDYFLPFLTDIGRGWMNTANVFPRLIAVVDIHSGSWRTCKIGHQYSYVNGQGSCLTCYGLDRISPQDFQIPRKPNTENHNTSYNRQGARPKEPRNSKKDEPYTSNQRGHQQDQRKEQNNKWTPFYDTRFTHPNGATSRTNQNRMEGKGHSKTMFTGAASPFLQTFQFRDGFGRGRGIRADVQNTNGGQMNHRGMAPAGHVQQGYHENRPNESRNRWLEPENMNQSRGRGTRGGRGTRGGRSPRRGGRRGRR; translated from the exons ATGTCCTCCAACAAAGAAACTGGAAGTTACTTGATAGCAGATCTTGAACTCTTTGAAAGTCTGGATGTTCcacaaatctttgaaaatccaTTATGGTCAAATATTCGGTTTCGTGAGACAAGTCTTGACTTTAAGGAACCTAGGAAACCTATCATATTTTTGcggatttattcaaaaattgtaaCTTACGAATATCCGCAACTTCAAATTAAAACCAACAAAGTTCTTTCCGAGGTAGCAAGCGATAAGTATTTCTCACAATTAATTGGATTACTTAATAGTACAGAGGTAGAATCAACATTAGAATTTGAAGAATCGATCGGGACTATAAACAATATACTAAAATTTCTTCACCTGTTGTGGATGAAGATTCCAACTACTGCGTTAAATTCCCTTGGTCTGTGTACCTGCTTAATTTCATTTATAGCAAGACTTATCTCGGCAAGCATCGATGAAAATATAAACGATAGTCTACTATCTATTCAAACAAACGTTacagatcttaaaaaaaacatctcaGAGAAGTTGATCCGAcctgaaattgaaaaaagaaaagaaaaacggGATCAACGAAAGCCGCCCAACGATTTCCGCAAAATTCCAATTCTTCCGACAAGAGATGATATATTCCATGaaccgtttttgagaaaaaattttaaaacgggCACTTACGAGGATTTAAATCACTATTTGGATGTCCAGTTTCGACTATTAAGAGAGGATTGCATAGCACAACTGCGAAATGGTATATTTGAGTACATAGAAACCAAGGCTATACATGGAGCTAGAGAAGTAAGAAAATTGAAGGACGCAAAACTCtacaaaaatgtatttgttgTTTCAAAAGAATCATCCATAGAAGGTCCAATATATGAACTCCGACTGGATCGCGCACAGGTTGAGCGTATTAGATGGGAAAGAAGTAAAAGATTACTCTATGGTTCCCTGCTGTGTTTGTCGCCGGGCAATTTTGAAACACTCTATTTTGCTGTTATAGACAATGCAGACTAcgataaaattaaagaaaattgcaCTTTCAAAGTAAGTATGAGGAAAGAAACTGGTCAGTCTGAGATTCAGACAGATTTACCAATGACAATGGTTGAAAGTACGGCTTACTTTGAGTCCTACAAGCATGTCTTATGTTCTTTGCAAACAATTACGGCGGAACAGATGccgtttaaaagatatattgtaGAGGGCTGTAAAATCATTAAACCTCCAGAATACATAGCAGggaacaaaaatattgaatttgattttcttcCAATTATCAATCGAGaagcaattttcaaaaattataccTACAATAGAAAAAAACTTTACAACATCTTATCAGATGACTGGCCCTCAGCAGATGAATTGCATGTCGATGAATCACAGTTAAAGGCGTTGAAATTTGCTTTAACTAACGAATTTGTAATAATACAAGGCCCTCCTGGTACAGGGAAGACGCACGTGGGATTGGAGATTGCCAAAGTTTTATTGCATAACAAACGGCATTGGATGAATGAAGCAAAAATTAATGAGCGATATCCTGCTTACAGGCGAGATTTCGAAAGAAACGATAGAGATGGCGTATCTTCCGCAATGCTGATAGTCTGCTATACAAACCACGCCTTAGATCAGTTCATGAATGGCatcttaaattttttagatCCAAAGAATGAACGTGaatggggaaaaaaaattgttcgaGTTGGGTCAAGATGCACAGATTCCAGAATCGAAGGCTTTTCATTAAAGCAGAAGAGAAGATCTGCAAATGTTCAATGCGATCACTACAAATATCTGGACCTTCTTAAGAAGTgtcaagaaaaaatattacGAAGCAAATGGCGATTAACAcaatcttttcaaaatatttttgatattagcATTTTGGCTCAGTGGGTTTACGAAGTTGACAGGTTTAAAAAAGAGAATGACTTTGGCTTTGATATTCTGAAGTGGTTGAAGGTAGATGCAGATTCATTAAGACAGTGTGCTTTTAAAGATTATGAACAGTATGAAGTTGTAAAAACGGCAGAGGAGACTGACAACGTTGTGCAAGAAGAGGTAGAAAATATCACTGTAGAAACAGAAGCAGCGCATATCAATGACGAAAGGCATGTTGAAGACGACGACTTCGAACTTGATTTGGAATTTTTAGAGATTGGATATAATATTGATTCCATTGTAGAACCCATTCTAAACGAAAAAGAACTTGACGAAACgtttaaaaagtttttgaaagagCACGCAAATAGAGCAAAACTTCAGCTTAAGAGTGAAGATGTAATGAAACCATACGAGTTTGACGAAGAAATTAAGAAACTTTCGAAACAGTCATTAAATCAAAGATGGCGAATGTACAGATTCTTCGTCCATTTGTTTCGGGAGAAAGAAAAACGTCTGCTTAGTAAGGAAGAAGAAAAGCTTATCGAATTGCGGAAAGAATATGTAAGAGAAAAGCAAACTGTTGATCGACACATATTGTTACATTCAGAGATAATTGCAATGACCACATCAGGGGCTGCAAGATATCAAGATATTCTAAAAGAGGTTGGGCCGAGAATTATTATTGTTGAGGAAGCTGCTGAAGTGTTGGAGGCACATATTATCGCAACGCTAAATCCAAATTGCGAGCATCTCATTTTGATTGGTGACCACAAGCAATTGGAACCGAAGCCTGCTGTGTACGAGCTTgcggaaaaatataatttagcTTTATCAATGTTCGAGAGAATGGTAAATTTAGGATTACCTTTTGTATGCTTAGAAAGACAGCATCGGATGCGTCCTGAAATATCACAACTAGTACGACCAGTTTATGAAAGACTGATTGATAACGAAAACGTTTTAAAGTATGAGCTTGTCCGAGGAATTGAAaagaatgtttattttatttcgcATAACAAAGAGGAATCAACAAAAGAAGACTCTCAAAGCTATTGGAACAATCATGAGGCTAAGTTCATTCAGCGCCTAACACGATATCTTTTAAAGCAAGGGTACGCTGCGACGCAAATAACTATACTTACACCATATTCGGGACAAATGTTTCGTTTGCGAGATAATATGCCAAGGGAAGAGTTTGAgggaataaaaatttcaattctcGACAACTACCAAGGGGaagaaaatgatataattttgcTGTCTCTCGTTCGAAGTAACAAAGAAGGCAAAATTGGTTTTCTGGATAGAGAAAATCGGTTGTGCGTGGCTCTATCAAGAGCAAAAATCGGACTGTATGTAATTGGGAATTTTGACAATATACGAAAGTTTTCTCGAAAATGCAAGTTATGGACAAAAGCTATTAGATCTATGAAAGCAACAGGGGCAATAGGAGAAGGGCTTCCACTTTTTTGTCCAATTCATTTTTCTCGTATTCAAGCCATGAATTACTTAGACTTTGACAAATGTCCAGAGGGAGGCTGTTCTCTTCCATGTGATATAAGAAGAAGCTGCGGACATGCCTGTCCACTTTTCTGTCATCCAAGAGATCCTAAACACAAAGTTATAAAATGCGAAAAACATTGCCTTAAACGATGCGACCTCGACCATCTGTGTGGAAAAACATGTCATTTTCCTGATGACTGTATGTGCGATATTAAAGTAGAAAAAAGTCTGCCTTGTCAGCATAAAAAAGTCCTTTTATGTTGCATTGCTCCAGAATCCATTTCTTGTGACAAAGAAGTTACCAAAGAATTGCCATGCGGTCATACAGGTAAAATGCTTTGCTGTGAGGACCCTCTTGGTTTTATCTGTAATGAACTGGTGAATAGAACTTTAGATTGTGGGCATAGCAAAGACCTTGAATGCCATATCAACGTCAATTCTTACAGATGTGTGATAATTACGAAGAAAAAACTTCCATGTGAACACGAAGCAGAAATGTACTGCTGGAAAAGTCCAACTCGCCACAAATGTGAAGAACTTGTTAATAGAATGTTACCATGTAATCACGAAAAGTTGATGGCCTGTTATTTAAATGTCGCGCTCTACAAATGCATGGAAAATGTTGTTAAAAAACTACCGTGTGGTCATGCACTTGATATGCCGTGTCACGAAGATGTAAAATCAATAAAGTGCAAAGAAAGAATTACAGATAAAAGGACAATCAATATAACCTCAAAAACGCCACTTTTATATATTAGACATTTAATTTACAGTAGCAGGCTTGTAAAGTATAATTGTGatcatttatttacaagatATTGTCATGAAGatgcaacaaaatttcaaattaaaaatttatgtaaagaaaAGATTACAAATACATTGAAATGTGGGCATGAGATTGAAATAGAGTGTCATATGCGAGACGATGATATCAAATGCCAAGTGCCGATGATGACAGAATTTATATGCCTTCATGAAAATGTGTCAGTGCCTTGTCACGCAAAATCTAACAAAACGTGTCAAGCTACTTGTGGCAAACTGTGCGAAGAAAAACATGTTTGTCAGAAAATATGTCATATTCCGGATCCTTGCATTTGTCAAGTCAGGGTGAAGAAGCAAAAGGAATGTGGTCATACTTTATTTGTTGGATGTTCTGTAGATGTTTCTCAGATACTCTGTGAAGAACTAATGGAGAAGAACTTAAAATGCGGGCATGCTAAAATACTAGCTTGCCATACAGAtataaatgaaatcaatattttgtgtaaaaagatagttaaaaaagaattaaattgcAAACACTTTCTTGATCTTCCTTGCTTCCTCAATCCTGATGACTCAAGTATAAAATGTACCGAGAAAATGACGAAAACGATTCCCTCGTGTGGACACAAAATCTTCATAAGCTGTTTTAAAAATCCAGAAGAGGAAAAATGTCTTGAGAAAGTCAGCATAGTTCGACCAGATTGTGGACATGAAGCAACTATACCGTGTTACCttaataaacagttaaaacttTGTTTAACAGAAAATGTAGATCTACCAGTATGCAAAACCCCCGTACCTGTAAAGTTAACATGTGGACATGTTTTGAATGTTGCTTGCtcagataaaaaaagaaaatatccatTATGCATGGAAAAATGTGACTCAAAACTTTTGTGTGGTCACAAATGCAGTGGTACCTGTTCGGGCTGCTATTACAATCACCACAAAGAATGTAAAAACTTGTGCAGCAAAGTTCTTTTATGTGGACATAGATGCAAAAGTAAACAATGTGGAAATTGTGGAACTTGCTCTGAATCTTGCAGTTTTGCGTGCCCTCACGGTGCTTGTAGTCACTCATGCAACAGGGAATGTGATACTTGTACCAAACAATGTGACTGGGTTTGTCAGcattataaatgtttgaaacagtgttttgaAATCTGTGACCGCCCCAAATGCAATAAAAGATGCACTATGAAGTTAAAATGTGGGCACCAGTGTGTTGGACTTTGTAGTGATCCATGCCCAAagatatgtaaaaaatgtgacCCTGGCAGATTTAGGCAGATATCTAAAGTCAAATCAAGCCTTGTTGTTGAGTTGCAAGAATGTGGTCACGTTTTGGAATACCAAATTTTAGACAAACACATGGAAGGAGATGATGAAACGTTTTCTGTTAAACGCTGTCCAAAGTGCAGTACAATAATCAAATGGCATCCGCGTTATCACGTTCAACTtaaaattcaaagtttaaaaatcaacagaATCCGAAACACAGCCAACACAGTGTCTAGAATTCTGAACACGTCAGCATTTCCTTTGCTAGTAGGCAGTGGTGACAATAGTCTagattttgtaacaaaatttgGTACATTTTTGGCTGcaaatgaaaaatctttacAACAGGCAGATGAACTTATGTTAGCTAAACCGTTGTTAAATTTTGTGAGACGTTCACTACAAAAGGCGGATAAAGGGAATCAAAATTACCTTTGTGCATATTCAAACCTGAAACTACTAAGCatattgtgtaaatattttgttgttatacTATACAACACAGTGCCATCTGCAAAACATAAGTCGAAGGAGCAGAAAACTGAAGAAGATGACAGTGAAAATGAGGATTTCGATGAAATGAAAGACACAGACGATTCTGGTGACTTCTTCGAAAACGAGCACGAAATCGTGCTGGAAACAGAATTCAGCAAGAATTGTCCTAAAGAACTATCGAAAAAGAcatatgaaaatgataaaaacaatcaAGAATTCAAATATCatctggaaaaaataaaaaactggttccagaaaaataaaaataaagatactGTATGGGACTCAGATATAGAAGTAATGTTGGATTATTTTCTCCCTTTTCTGACTGACATTGGAAGGGGATGGATGAACACAGCCAATGTATTTCCAAGACTGATTGCTGTGGTGGATATTCACAGTGGATCGTGGAGAACGTGTAAAATCG GTCATCAATACAGTTATGTGAATGGCCAGGGCAGCTGCCTTACTTGTTATGGGCTTGATCGAATTTCACCACAAGATTTTCAAATACCGCGAAAACCTAATACCGAAAACCACAACACTAGTTATAACAGACAAGGTGCGAGACCGAAAGAGCCAAGAAATTCAAAGAAAGATGAACCATACACAAGTAATCAGAGAGGTCACCAGCAGGATCAAAGAAaggaacaaaataataaatggaCGCCATTTTATGATACCAGATTCACCCACCCGAATGGGGCGACCAGTAGAACAAATCAGAACAGAATGGAAGGAAAGGGCCATTCTAAAACGATGTTTACAGGTGCTGCTTCTCCTTTTTTGCAAACATTTCAATTCCGCGATGGATTTGGCAGGGGACGCGGCATAAGAGCAGACGTTCAAAACACTAATGGTGGTcaaatgaatcacagaggaatgGCCCCCGCAGGACACGTGCAACAGGGTTATCACGAGAATAGACCTAATGAATCTAGGAACCGGTGGCTCGAACCCGAAAATATGAACCAGTCACGTGGAAGAGGTACGAGAGGTGGAAGAGGTACAAGAGGTGGAAGAAGTCCTCGAAGGGGTGGACGAAGAGGAAGACGATAA